The Delphinus delphis chromosome 7, mDelDel1.2, whole genome shotgun sequence genome includes a window with the following:
- the OBSL1 gene encoding obscurin-like protein 1 isoform X2, which produces MKAGSGDQGSPPCFLRFPRPVRVVSGAEAELKCVVLGEPPPIVVWEKGGQQLAASERLSFPADGAEHGLLLSGALPTDAGVYVCRARNAAGEAYAAAAVTVLEPPAPEREPQPAERLRPPPGAGEGAPVFLTGPRSQWVLRGAEVVLECQVGGLPVPTLYWEKDGMALDEVWDSSHFSLEPGRAEGRPGASLALRILAARLPDSGVYVCHARNAHGHARAGALLQVQQPPESPPEDPDEAPNPVVEPLKCAPKTFWVNEGKHAKFRCYVMGKPEPEIEWHWEGHPLLPDRRRLMYRDRDGGFVLKVLYCQAKDRGLYVCAARNSAGQTLSAVQLHVKEPRLRFTRPLQDVEGREHGIVVLECKVPNSRIPTAWFREDQRLLPCRKYEQIEEGTVRRLIIHRLKADDDGVYLCEMRGRVRTVANVTVKGPILKRLPRKLDVFEGENAVLLVETREAGVEGRWSRDGEDLPATCQSSSGHMHALVLPGVTREDAGEVTFSLGNSRTTTLLRVKCVKHNPPGPPVLAEMFKGHKNTVLLTWKPPEPAPETPFIYRLERQEVGSEDWIQCFSIEKAGAVEVPGDCVPSEGDYRFRVCTVSEHGRSSHVVFHGSAHLVPTARLVAGLDDVQVYDGEDAVFSLDLSTIIQGTWFLNGEELKSNEPEGQVEPGALRYRMEHKGLQHRLILQAVRHQDSGALVGFSCPGVQDSAALTIQESPVHILSPQDKVSLTFTTSERVVLTCELSRVDFPASWYKDGQKVEESESLVVKMDGRKHRLIIPEAQVQDSGEFECRTEGVSAFFSVSVQDPPVHILDPREHVFVHAITSECVMLTCEVDREDAPVHWYKDGQEVEESDFVVLENEGPHHRLVLPAAQPPDGGEFQCVAGDERAYFTVTITDVSSWIVYPSGKVYVAAVRLERVVLTCELCRPWAEVRWTKDGEEVVESPALLLQKEDTVRRLVLPAVQLEDSGEYLCEIDDESASFTVTVTESYQSQDSSNNNPELCVLLKKPKTRRLWSRFPPWRRTAGAE; this is translated from the exons ATGAAGGCGGGCTCGGGGGACCAGGGGAGCCCCCCGTGCTTCCTGCGCTTCCCGCGGCCCGTGCGGGTGGTAAGTGGCGCCGAGGCCGAGCTCAAGTGCGTGGTGCTGGGGGAGCCGCCGCCCATTGTCGTATGGGAGAAGGGCGGGCAGCAGCTGGCGGCCTCGGAGCGCCTGAGCTTCCCGGCGGACGGCGCCGAGCACGGCCTGCTGCTGAGCGGCGCGCTGCCCACCGACGCGGGGGTCTATGTGTGCCGCGCCCGCAATGCGGCCGGAGAGGCCTACGCGGCGGCCGCCGTCACCGTGCTGGAGCCGCCGGCCCCCGAGCGCGAGCCCCAGCCTGCCGAACGCCTGCGGCCGCCGCCCGGGGCCGGGGAGGGCGCCCCGGTGTTCCTGACGGGGCCCCGGTCCCAGTGGGTGCTGCGGGGGGCGGAGGTGGTGCTGGAGTGCCAGGTGGGGGGCCTCCCCGTGCCAACGCTGTACTGGGAGAAGGACGGGATGGCGCTGGACGAAGTGTGGGACAGTAGCCACTTCTCCCTCGAACCTGGCCGCGCCGAGGGCCGCCCGGGCGCGAGCCTGGCGCTGCGCATCCTGGCGGCGCGGCTGCCCGACTCCGGCGTCTACGTGTGCCACGCCCGCAACGCGCACGGCCACGCGCGGGCCGGCGCGCTGCTGCAAGTGCAGCAGCCCCCCGAGAGCCCGCCGGAGGACCCGGACGAGGCCCCCAACCCCGTGGTGGAGCCGCTCAAGTGCGCGCCCAAGACCTTCTGGGTGAACGAGGGCAAGCACGCCAAGTTCCGCTGCTACGTGATGGGCAAGCCCGAGCCCGAGATCGAATGGCACTGGGAGGGCCACCCGCTGCTCCCTGACCGCCGCCGCCTCATGTACCGCGACCGCGATGGCGGCTTCGTGCTCAAGGTGCTCTACTGCCAGGCCAAGGATCGCGGGCTCTACGTGTGTGCCGCGCGCAACTCGGCGGGCCAGACGCTCAGTGCCGTGCAGCTGCATGTTAAAG AGCCTCGCCTCCGCTTCACGAGGCCCCTGCAGGACGTGGAGGGCCGGGAGCATGGGATTGTGGTGCTGGAGTGTAAAGTCCCCAACTCCCGCATTCCCACGGCCTGGTTCCGCGAGGACCAGCGGCTGCTGCCCTGCCGCAAGTACGAGCAGATCGAGGAGGGCACGGTCCGGCGCCTCATCATCCACAGGCTGAAGGCAGATGACGATGGAGTTTACCTGTGCGAGATGCGCGGCCGGGTGCGCACCGTGGCCAATGTGACAGTCAAAG GGCCCATCCTGAAGCGGCTGCCCCGGAAGCTCGATGTTTTTGAGGGAGAGAACGCGGTGCTGCTGGTGGAGACCCGCGAGGCTGGGGTGGAAGGGCGCTGGAGTCGAGATGGGGAGGACCTGCCGGCCACCTGCCAGAGCAGCTCCGGCCACATGCATGCCCTGGTCCTGCCAGGGGTCACCCGAGAAGATGCTGGCGAGGTCACCTTCAGCCTGGGCAACTCCCGTACCACCACTCTGCTCAGAGTCAAAT GCGTCAAGCACAATCCCCCGGGACCCCCAGTGTTGGCAGAAATGTTCAAGGGCCACAAGAACACGGTCCTGCTGACCTGGAAGCCTCCCGAGCCAGCTCCCGAGACCCCCTTCATCTACCGGCTGGAACGGCAGGAGGTGGGCTCAGAAGACTGGATCCAGTGCTTCAGCATTGAGAAAGCTGGGGCCGTGGAGGTGCCGGGAGACTGTGTGCCCTCCGAGGGCGACTACCGCTTCCGCGTCTGCACCGTCAGCGAACACGGCCGCAGCTCCCATGTCGTGTTCCATGGGTCTGCTCACCTCG TGCCCACAGCTCGCCTGGTGGCCGGTCTGGACGACGTGCAGGTATATGACGGGGAAGATGCCGTCTTCTCCCTCGATCTCTCCACCATCATCCAGGGCACCTGGTTCCTTAATGGGGAAGAGCTCAAGAGTAATGAGCCAGAGGGCCAGGTAGAGCCTGGGGCCCTGCGGTACCGGATGGAGCACAAGGGCCTGCAGCACAGACTCATCCTGCAAGCTGTCAGGCACCAGGACAGCGGGGCCCTGGTTGGCTTCAGCTGCCCAGGTGTGCAGGACTCGGCTGCCCTCACCATCCAAG AGAGCCCGGTGCACATCCTGAGCCCCCAGGACAAGGTGTCGTTGACCTTCACAACCTCGGAGCGGGTGGTACTGACCTGTGAGCTCTCCCGGGTGGACTTCCCAGCGAGCTGGTACAAGGACGGGCAGAAGGTGGAGGAGAGCGAGTCGCTGGTGGTGAAGATGGATGGGCGCAAACACCGCCTGATCATACCTGAGGCCCAGGTCCAGGACAGTGGCGAGTTTGAGTGCAGAACGGAAGGGGTCTCAGCCTTCTTCAGCGTCTCCGTCCAAG ACCCCCCTGTGCACATCCTGGATCCCCGGGAGCACGTGTTCGTGCACGCCATAACCTCCGAGTGCGTCATGCTGACCTGTGAGGTGGACCGGGAGGACGCCCCCGTGCACTGGTACAAGGACGGGCAGGAGGTAGAAGAGAGCGACTTCGTGGTGCTGGAGAACGAGGGGCCCCATCACCGCCTGGTGCTGCCCGCCGCCCAGCCTCCAGATGGGGGCGAGTTCCAGTGCGTCGCTGGGGACGAGCGCGCCTACTTCACCGTGACCATCACAG ATGTCTCCTCGTGGATCGTGTATCCCAGCGGCAAGGTGTATGTGGCAGCCGTGCGCCTGGAGCGTGTGGTGCTGACCTGCGAGCTCTGCCGGCCCTGGGCCGAGGTGCGCTGGACCAAGGATGGCGAAGAGGTGGTGGAGAGTCCCGCGCTGCTCCTGCAGAAGGAGGACACCGTCCGCCGCCTGGTGCTGCCCGCCGTCCAGCTGGAGGACTCGGGCGAGTACTTGTGTGAAATCGATGACGAGTCTGCCTCTTTCACCGTCACTGTCACAG AGTCTTACCAAAGTCAGGACAGTTCAAATAACAACCCGGAGTTATGCGTCCTCTTGAAAAAGCCGAAGACCCGGCGCCTCTGGTCCCGCTTCCCCCCTTGGCGACGAACAGCTGGCGCTGAGTAG
- the OBSL1 gene encoding obscurin-like protein 1 isoform X1, whose translation MKAGSGDQGSPPCFLRFPRPVRVVSGAEAELKCVVLGEPPPIVVWEKGGQQLAASERLSFPADGAEHGLLLSGALPTDAGVYVCRARNAAGEAYAAAAVTVLEPPAPEREPQPAERLRPPPGAGEGAPVFLTGPRSQWVLRGAEVVLECQVGGLPVPTLYWEKDGMALDEVWDSSHFSLEPGRAEGRPGASLALRILAARLPDSGVYVCHARNAHGHARAGALLQVQQPPESPPEDPDEAPNPVVEPLKCAPKTFWVNEGKHAKFRCYVMGKPEPEIEWHWEGHPLLPDRRRLMYRDRDGGFVLKVLYCQAKDRGLYVCAARNSAGQTLSAVQLHVKEPRLRFTRPLQDVEGREHGIVVLECKVPNSRIPTAWFREDQRLLPCRKYEQIEEGTVRRLIIHRLKADDDGVYLCEMRGRVRTVANVTVKGPILKRLPRKLDVFEGENAVLLVETREAGVEGRWSRDGEDLPATCQSSSGHMHALVLPGVTREDAGEVTFSLGNSRTTTLLRVKCVKHNPPGPPVLAEMFKGHKNTVLLTWKPPEPAPETPFIYRLERQEVGSEDWIQCFSIEKAGAVEVPGDCVPSEGDYRFRVCTVSEHGRSSHVVFHGSAHLVPTARLVAGLDDVQVYDGEDAVFSLDLSTIIQGTWFLNGEELKSNEPEGQVEPGALRYRMEHKGLQHRLILQAVRHQDSGALVGFSCPGVQDSAALTIQESPVHILSPQDKVSLTFTTSERVVLTCELSRVDFPASWYKDGQKVEESESLVVKMDGRKHRLIIPEAQVQDSGEFECRTEGVSAFFSVSVQDPPVHILDPREHVFVHAITSECVMLTCEVDREDAPVHWYKDGQEVEESDFVVLENEGPHHRLVLPAAQPPDGGEFQCVAGDERAYFTVTITDVSSWIVYPSGKVYVAAVRLERVVLTCELCRPWAEVRWTKDGEEVVESPALLLQKEDTVRRLVLPAVQLEDSGEYLCEIDDESASFTVTVTEPPVRIIHPRDEVTLVAVSLECVVLMCELSREDAPVRWYKDGLEVEESEALVLESDGPRRRLVLPAAQPEDGGEFVCDAGDDSAFFTVTVTATPERIVHPAARSLDLQFGVPGRVELRCEVAPAGSQVRWYKDGLEVDASDALQLGAKGPARTLTLPHAQPEDAGEYVCETRDEAVTFNVSLAEPPVQFLAPEAAPSPLCVAPGEPLVLSCELSRAGALVFWSHNGRPVQEGEGLELQAEGPRRILCIQAADPVHAGLYTCQAGAAPGAPSLSFTVQVAEPPVRVVDPEAAQTRVRSTPGGDLELVVHLSGPGGPVRWYKDGERLASQGRVQLEQDGARQVLRVQRARSRDAGEYLCDTPQDSRIFLVSVEEPPPVKLVSELTPLTVHEGDDATFRCEVSPPDAEVTWLHNGAIVTPGPQLEMAQNGSSRILTVRGCQLEDAGTVTAQAGSTSTSARLHVRETELLFLRRLQDVRAEEGQDVCLEVETGRVGAAGAVRWVRGGAPLPPDSRLSTAQDGHIYRLFIHGVVLADQGTYGCESHHDRTLARLSVKPRQLRVLRPLEDVTVIEGGSATFQLELSQKDVTGEWARGGVQLQPGTTCQIYAEGHAHCLVLSGLGLADSGCISFTADALRCAARLTVREAPVTIVRGPQDLEVTEGDTATFECELSQALADVTWEKDGQPLTPSPRLRLQALGTRRLLQLRRCGPLDAGTYSCVVGMARAGPVHLVVRERKVSVLSELLSVRAREGDGATFECTVSEVEPTGSWELGGRPLRPGGRVRIRQEGKKHILVLSVLRAEDTGEVRFQAGPAQSVAQLEVEALPLQICRRPPREKTVLVGRRAVLEVTVSRSGGQVCWLREGVALCPGDKYELRSHGHTHSLVIHDVRPEDQGTYCCQAGQDSAHTRLLVEGS comes from the exons ATGAAGGCGGGCTCGGGGGACCAGGGGAGCCCCCCGTGCTTCCTGCGCTTCCCGCGGCCCGTGCGGGTGGTAAGTGGCGCCGAGGCCGAGCTCAAGTGCGTGGTGCTGGGGGAGCCGCCGCCCATTGTCGTATGGGAGAAGGGCGGGCAGCAGCTGGCGGCCTCGGAGCGCCTGAGCTTCCCGGCGGACGGCGCCGAGCACGGCCTGCTGCTGAGCGGCGCGCTGCCCACCGACGCGGGGGTCTATGTGTGCCGCGCCCGCAATGCGGCCGGAGAGGCCTACGCGGCGGCCGCCGTCACCGTGCTGGAGCCGCCGGCCCCCGAGCGCGAGCCCCAGCCTGCCGAACGCCTGCGGCCGCCGCCCGGGGCCGGGGAGGGCGCCCCGGTGTTCCTGACGGGGCCCCGGTCCCAGTGGGTGCTGCGGGGGGCGGAGGTGGTGCTGGAGTGCCAGGTGGGGGGCCTCCCCGTGCCAACGCTGTACTGGGAGAAGGACGGGATGGCGCTGGACGAAGTGTGGGACAGTAGCCACTTCTCCCTCGAACCTGGCCGCGCCGAGGGCCGCCCGGGCGCGAGCCTGGCGCTGCGCATCCTGGCGGCGCGGCTGCCCGACTCCGGCGTCTACGTGTGCCACGCCCGCAACGCGCACGGCCACGCGCGGGCCGGCGCGCTGCTGCAAGTGCAGCAGCCCCCCGAGAGCCCGCCGGAGGACCCGGACGAGGCCCCCAACCCCGTGGTGGAGCCGCTCAAGTGCGCGCCCAAGACCTTCTGGGTGAACGAGGGCAAGCACGCCAAGTTCCGCTGCTACGTGATGGGCAAGCCCGAGCCCGAGATCGAATGGCACTGGGAGGGCCACCCGCTGCTCCCTGACCGCCGCCGCCTCATGTACCGCGACCGCGATGGCGGCTTCGTGCTCAAGGTGCTCTACTGCCAGGCCAAGGATCGCGGGCTCTACGTGTGTGCCGCGCGCAACTCGGCGGGCCAGACGCTCAGTGCCGTGCAGCTGCATGTTAAAG AGCCTCGCCTCCGCTTCACGAGGCCCCTGCAGGACGTGGAGGGCCGGGAGCATGGGATTGTGGTGCTGGAGTGTAAAGTCCCCAACTCCCGCATTCCCACGGCCTGGTTCCGCGAGGACCAGCGGCTGCTGCCCTGCCGCAAGTACGAGCAGATCGAGGAGGGCACGGTCCGGCGCCTCATCATCCACAGGCTGAAGGCAGATGACGATGGAGTTTACCTGTGCGAGATGCGCGGCCGGGTGCGCACCGTGGCCAATGTGACAGTCAAAG GGCCCATCCTGAAGCGGCTGCCCCGGAAGCTCGATGTTTTTGAGGGAGAGAACGCGGTGCTGCTGGTGGAGACCCGCGAGGCTGGGGTGGAAGGGCGCTGGAGTCGAGATGGGGAGGACCTGCCGGCCACCTGCCAGAGCAGCTCCGGCCACATGCATGCCCTGGTCCTGCCAGGGGTCACCCGAGAAGATGCTGGCGAGGTCACCTTCAGCCTGGGCAACTCCCGTACCACCACTCTGCTCAGAGTCAAAT GCGTCAAGCACAATCCCCCGGGACCCCCAGTGTTGGCAGAAATGTTCAAGGGCCACAAGAACACGGTCCTGCTGACCTGGAAGCCTCCCGAGCCAGCTCCCGAGACCCCCTTCATCTACCGGCTGGAACGGCAGGAGGTGGGCTCAGAAGACTGGATCCAGTGCTTCAGCATTGAGAAAGCTGGGGCCGTGGAGGTGCCGGGAGACTGTGTGCCCTCCGAGGGCGACTACCGCTTCCGCGTCTGCACCGTCAGCGAACACGGCCGCAGCTCCCATGTCGTGTTCCATGGGTCTGCTCACCTCG TGCCCACAGCTCGCCTGGTGGCCGGTCTGGACGACGTGCAGGTATATGACGGGGAAGATGCCGTCTTCTCCCTCGATCTCTCCACCATCATCCAGGGCACCTGGTTCCTTAATGGGGAAGAGCTCAAGAGTAATGAGCCAGAGGGCCAGGTAGAGCCTGGGGCCCTGCGGTACCGGATGGAGCACAAGGGCCTGCAGCACAGACTCATCCTGCAAGCTGTCAGGCACCAGGACAGCGGGGCCCTGGTTGGCTTCAGCTGCCCAGGTGTGCAGGACTCGGCTGCCCTCACCATCCAAG AGAGCCCGGTGCACATCCTGAGCCCCCAGGACAAGGTGTCGTTGACCTTCACAACCTCGGAGCGGGTGGTACTGACCTGTGAGCTCTCCCGGGTGGACTTCCCAGCGAGCTGGTACAAGGACGGGCAGAAGGTGGAGGAGAGCGAGTCGCTGGTGGTGAAGATGGATGGGCGCAAACACCGCCTGATCATACCTGAGGCCCAGGTCCAGGACAGTGGCGAGTTTGAGTGCAGAACGGAAGGGGTCTCAGCCTTCTTCAGCGTCTCCGTCCAAG ACCCCCCTGTGCACATCCTGGATCCCCGGGAGCACGTGTTCGTGCACGCCATAACCTCCGAGTGCGTCATGCTGACCTGTGAGGTGGACCGGGAGGACGCCCCCGTGCACTGGTACAAGGACGGGCAGGAGGTAGAAGAGAGCGACTTCGTGGTGCTGGAGAACGAGGGGCCCCATCACCGCCTGGTGCTGCCCGCCGCCCAGCCTCCAGATGGGGGCGAGTTCCAGTGCGTCGCTGGGGACGAGCGCGCCTACTTCACCGTGACCATCACAG ATGTCTCCTCGTGGATCGTGTATCCCAGCGGCAAGGTGTATGTGGCAGCCGTGCGCCTGGAGCGTGTGGTGCTGACCTGCGAGCTCTGCCGGCCCTGGGCCGAGGTGCGCTGGACCAAGGATGGCGAAGAGGTGGTGGAGAGTCCCGCGCTGCTCCTGCAGAAGGAGGACACCGTCCGCCGCCTGGTGCTGCCCGCCGTCCAGCTGGAGGACTCGGGCGAGTACTTGTGTGAAATCGATGACGAGTCTGCCTCTTTCACCGTCACTGTCACAG AGCCCCCGGTGCGCATCATACACCCCCGGGACGAGGTGACCTTGGTCGCCGTGAGCTTGGAGTGTGTGGTGCTGATGTGTGAGCTGTCGCGGGAGGACGCCCCCGTGCGCTGGTACAAGGATgggctggaggtggaggagagTGAGGCCCTGGTGCTGGAGAGTGATGGGCCCCGCCGCCGCCTGGTGCTGCCTGCTGCCCAGCCCGAGGACGGGGGCGAGTTCGTGTGTGACGCTGGAGACGACTCAGCCTTCTTCACTGTCACTGTCACAG CCACTCCAGAGAGGATTGTGCACCCGGCGGCCCGCTCCCTGGACCTGCAGTTCGGGGTTCCAGGGCGCGTGGAGCTGCGCTGCGAGGTGGCCCCGGCTGGGTCCCAGGTGCGCTGGTACAAGGATGGGCTGGAGGTGGACGCATCAGATGCCCTGCAGCTGGGTGCCAAGGGGCCCGCTCGCACCCTGACCCTGCCCCACGCCCAGCCTGAGGACGCCGGGGAGTATGTGTGCGAGACTCGTGATGAAGCCGTCACCTTCAACGTCAGCCTGGCTG AGCCCCCAGTCCAGTTCCTTGCCCCAGAGGCGGCCCCCAGCCCGCTCTGCGTGGCCCCCGGGGAGCCGCTGGTGCTGAGCTGTGAACTGTCCCGGGCTGGCGCCCTCGTCTTCTGGAGCCACAACGGGAGGCCGGTGCAGGAGGGTGAGGGCCTGGAGCTCCAAGCCGAGGGCCCCCGCCGTATCCTCTGCATCCAGGCTGCAGACCCGGTCCACGCCGGCCTCTACACCTGCCAGGCAGGGGCAGCCCCGGGGGCGCCCAGCCTCAGCTTCACCGTCCAAGTGGCTG AGCCCCCCGTGCGGGTGGTGGACCCCGAGGCAGCCCAGACGAGGGTTCGCAGCACACCAGGCGGGGACCTGGAGCTGGTGGTGCACCTCTCCGGGCCGGGAGGCCCTGTGCGCTGGTACAAGGACGGGGAGCGCCTGGCAAGCCAGGGGCGGGTGCAGCTGGAGCAGGACGGGGCAAGGCAGGTGCTGCGGGTGCAGAGGGCCCGGAGCAGGGACGCCGGGGAGTACCTGTGCGACACGCCCCAGGACAGCCGCATCTTCCTCGTCAGCGTGGAAG aaCCACCGCCGGTGAAGCTGGTCTCAGAGCTGACACCACTCACTGTCCACGAGGGTGATGATGCCACGTTCCGGTGTGAAGTCTCCCCACCGGATGCCGAAGTCACTTGGCTGCACAATGGGGCCATTGTCACCCCAGGGCCCCAGCTAGAGATGGCCCAGAATGGGTCAAGCCGCATATTGACCGTGCGAGGCTGCCAGCTCGAGGACGCGGGGACAGTGACTGCCCAAGCAGGGAGCACATCCACAAGTGCCCGGCTCCACGTTCGAG agACGGAGCTGCTGTTCCTGCGGCGGCTGCAGGATGTGCGGGCAGAGGAAGGCCAGGACGTGTGCCTCGAAGTAGAGACAGGCCGAGTGGGTGCGGCAGGGGCCGTGCGCTGGGTGCGAGGTGGGGCACCCCTACCACCCGACTCCCGCCTGTCCACGGCCCAGGATGGCCACATCTACCGCCTCTTCATCCACGGCGTCGTACTGGCCGACCAGGGCACCTACGGCTGCGAGAGCCACCACGATCGCACCCTGGCCAGGCTCAGCGTGAAGC CAAGGCAGCTAAGGGTGCTGCGGCCTCTGGAGGATGTGACCGTCATCGAGGGGGGCAGCGCCACCTTCCAGCTGGAGCTGTCCCAGAAGGATGTGACCGGGGAGTGGGCCCGGGGTGGAGTCCAGCTGCAGCCGGGGACCACATGCCAAATTTACGCAGAGGGCCACGCTCACTGCCTGGTACTCAGTGGCCTGGGCCTGGCCGACTCGGGCTGCATCTCCTTCACTGCGGATGCCCTGCGCTGTGCAGCCAGACTCACTGTGAGAG AGGCCCCAGTGACCATTGTGCGGGGGCCACAGGACCTAGAAGTGACCGAGGGTGACACAGCTACTTTCGAGTGTGAACTTTCCCAGGCCTTGGCTGATGTCACCTGGGAGAAG GACGGGCAACCGCTCACCCCCAGCCCTCGGCTCAGACTCCAGGCCCTCGGCACCCGCCGCCTTCTCCAGCTGCGGCGCTGCGGTCCCTTGGACGCCGGGACCTACAGCTGCGTGGTGGGGATGGCCCGAGCCGGGCCCGTCCACCTGGTGGTTCGCG AGCGCAAGGTGTCTGTCCTCTCCGAGCTTCTGTCGGTGCGCGCCCGCGAAGGCGACGGAGCCACGTTCGAGTGCACCGTGTCGGAGGTCGAGCCAACCGGGAGCTGGGAGCTCGGAGGCCGCCCGCTGAGACCCGGAGGCCGCGTCCGCATCCGACAGGAAG GGAAGAAACACATTCTGGTGCTGAGCGTGCTGCGCGCGGAGGACACTGGTGAGGTCCGCTTCCAGGCGGGACCCGCCCAGTCCGTGGCTCAGCTGGAGGTGGAGG CATTGCCTCTCCAGATATGCCGCCGCCCCCCTCGCGAGAAGACAGTTCTGGTCGGCCGCCGGGCGGTGCTGGAGGTGACTGTGTCCCGCTCGGGGGGCCAAGTGTGCTGGTTGCGGGAGGGGGTCGCGCTGTGCCCGGGAGACAAGTACGAGCTGCGCAGTCATGGCCACACCCACAGCCTGGTCATCCATGACGTGCGACCTGAGGACCAGGGCACCTACTGCTGCCAGGCCGGCCAGGACAGCGCCCACACACGGCTGCTGGTAGAGG GTAGCTAG